In Pseudomonadaceae bacterium SI-3, the sequence CACCGGCAAGGCGTTCGTCAGTACCCCGCTGCAGCTACCCCCAGGGCTTTGGGATAATCATCTGCGACTGGTCTGAAAGCCTTCAAGTATCGAACAAGCCGGCCGAAAAGCCGGCAAGCGAACAGTCTTTCTGACTGCACGTTGGAAACTTGCCCCTAGCGCAAGCGCATCCTCTTCGATACGAGAACGCCCAGATGTTCCTGAAAAAATCCCTGCGTGCCCAGCTGCTCGCGCTGATAGGCGGAAGCTTGTTGTTGATGCTGGCCATCGCGCTCGCCAGCTTTTCGTTTCTCTCCGATGACATCGGGGCGTATCAGCGTCTTCTCAAAGGACCGATCGAAGCCTCACGCCTCATTGATCAATCCAACCTCGAGTTCAAAGTGCAGGTTCAGGAGTGGAAGAACGTATTGCTGCGCGGTAAGTCTCCGGAAAACCTGGCCAAATACTGGCAGAGTTTCGAGGAACAGGAACGCAAGGTACAGACGCTGCTTGGCACCCTGATACAGCAAAGCCAGGGCGACCCGGCATTGGCGGGCCAGATCAAAAGCCTGCGTGACGAACACCTGAAGCTTGGCACGGCCTATCGCGCGGGACGCGATGCATTCATCGCTGCCGGCGCGGATCCGGCTGCAGGCGACGCGGCTGTCAAAGGCATCGACCGTGACACCAGCGAGCAGCTCAGCGCACTGGTCGCACAACTACGTGATTCGGCCCTCGGCAGCTCGGAAACTATCAGCGAAGCGGCAGACCGGACCATCACTGTTGGGGCCCTGATCATGCTTGCCGCTGGCGTGCTGATCGGCCTGTTCAGTGCCTGGCTGGTCAATCGCAACCTGATCAATCCGATCCGCCATCTGATCGATCATGTTGCCAATCTCAGCAAGGGCAACTTCAAAGAGCGTGTGGACACCAGCCGAGCTGATGAACTGGGTCGTCTTGCGGTTGCCGCCAACGTGCTACGCGACTTCCTCGCCGATACCTTCACCCGTTTGCAGCGCAGCACATCAGATTTGGACACCGCCAGCGGGGAGCTC encodes:
- a CDS encoding methyl-accepting chemotaxis protein, giving the protein MFLKKSLRAQLLALIGGSLLLMLAIALASFSFLSDDIGAYQRLLKGPIEASRLIDQSNLEFKVQVQEWKNVLLRGKSPENLAKYWQSFEEQERKVQTLLGTLIQQSQGDPALAGQIKSLRDEHLKLGTAYRAGRDAFIAAGADPAAGDAAVKGIDRDTSEQLSALVAQLRDSALGSSETISEAADRTITVGALIMLAAGVLIGLFSAWLVNRNLINPIRHLIDHVANLSKGNFKERVDTSRADELGRLAVAANVLRDFLADTFTRLQRSTSDLDTASGELNAIAALMGQGTREQFSRTDQVATAMHEMSATAQEVARHAADAAHAADAADQSAQQGEAMMRSTIETITHMRGEISNTATVIRRLEADSGRIGKVLEVIRGIADQTNLLALNAAIEAARAGDAGRGFAVVADEVRTLAKRTADSTAEIHQIIDTVQTGAVNAVRAIESGQSRSDEGVEQVTEAGGMLQRITLEVEAIRDMNRQIATAAEEQTSVAEDISRNLTEITAIATANQDNVERTEKASQDLHGLSAQLSEVTHRLAG